From a region of the Danio aesculapii chromosome 4, fDanAes4.1, whole genome shotgun sequence genome:
- the drd4-rs gene encoding dopamine receptor D4 related sequence, which translates to MVNVTPSIDPTLAHEGYNYLALICGVPLILIIILGNVLVCLSVLTERSLKTATNYFIVSLAVADLLLAILVLPLYVYSEFLGGIWTLSMYICDALMTMDVMLCTASILNLCAISVDRYIAVVVPLKYNRNQFSVRQLALITATWVLSLGVASPVIFGLNQVPNRNPHVCKLEDNQFVVYSSVCSFFVPCPVMLFLYYWMFRGLKRWSSGRNRSHLRRPPRGRRSLSLRLGAALQKEKGRAREKVVYLMPAGLSPTSLTATPTTPISSTSPVTLTTDDLAEGQMPGAESDPMTTQMDSVSDAENPERATEDDSGRENGVGKNHRPHTGRRHSKSNRVSGRERKAMKVLPVVVGVFLACWTPFFVVHVTKALCESCDIGPTLISVVTWLGYVNSAVNPIIYTAFNVEFRNVFHKLLCCRS; encoded by the exons ATGGTCAATGTGACGCCCAGTATAGACCCAACGTTGGCCCACGAGGGGTATAACTACCTGGCATTGATATGTGGCGTGCctctcatcctcatcatcattttGGGGAATGTCCTGGTATGCCTCAGTGTGCTGACAGAACGCtcactcaaaacagcaaccaacTACTTCATTGTCAGTCTGGCCGTGGCTGATCTCCTGCTGGCCATTCTCGTTCTGCCACTTTACGTCTACTCTGAG tttctGGGAGGGATATGGACCCTCAGTATGTACATCTGTGATGCCCTGATGACTATGGATGTTATGCTCTGCACTGCCTCAATTTTGAATCTATGTGCAATTAGTGTGGACAG GTACATTGCGGTGGTTGTCCCACTGAAGTACAACAGGAACCAATTTAGCGTTCGTCAGCTGGCCTTGATCACAGCCACCTGGGTGCTTTCCCTGGGTGTAGCCAGTCCTGTTATATTCGGCTTGAACCAGGTGCCGAACAGGAACCCTCATGTGTGTAAACTAGAGGACAACCAATTTGTAGTTTACTCCTCCGTCTGCTCCTTCTTTGTCCCCTGCCCTGTCATGCTTTTCCTTTACTACTGGATGTTCAGAGGACTTAAGCGATGGAGCTCTGGTCGTAACCGGTCACACCTCCGCCGGCCACCCAGAGGCCGCAGGAGTCTGTCTTTGCGACTGGGAGCAGCTCTACAGAAGGAGAAGGGACGGGCAAGGGAGAAGGTGGTTTATCTCATGCCTGCAGGTCTCAGTCCAACATCTCTTACTGCTACTCCAACTACTCCAATCTCCTCAACCAGTCCTGTTACTCTCACCACGGACGATCTTGCTGAGGGTCAGATGCCAGGAGCAGAGAGTGACCCCATGACAACGCAGATGGACAGTGTGTCTGATGCAGAAAACCCTGAACGGGCCACTGAGGATGATAGTGGCAGGGAAAATGGTGTGGGGAAAAACCATAGACCTCATACTGGACGCCGCCACAGCAAGAGCAACAGGGTCAGCGGACGGGAGCGCAAGGCAATGAAGGTGCTGCCTGTGGTTGTGG GTGTTTTTCTGGCCTGCTGGACTCCATTCTTCGTGGTTCATGTGACTAAGGCACTATGCGAGTCATGTGATATTGGACCAACACTGATTAGCGTGGTCACATGGCTTGGTTACGTTAACAGCGCCGTCAACCCCATTATCTACACTGCCTTCAATGTGGAGTTCAGGAACGTCTTTCACAAACTTCTCTGCTGTCGTTCCTGA